The window GCTCGACGGTGGCTACGAGGAGGTCACCGTCCGCGTCGGCACGGGCAAGGGCCGCACGCAGCGCTTCCTCGGCGTGCTGCTCGCCGAGACCCAGCACTCGGGCGGGGAGGGCACGGAGCACATCAGCGTCTACCGGACGCGCGCCGGCCGCTACGCCGTCCACCACGAGCGCTCCGCCGTGCACACGTGGACCGCCGGCAAGGACGGCACCGCCACCGGCTGGCGCAAGCACCTGAGCGCCGACCAGCAGCACACGACCACCCCGGCGAGCGCCACGCTCACCGTCGTCGACGACCGTGACGCCCTCGCCCCTCTCGTCCCCGCCCAGATGTACGAGCTCGTCACGGCGACCGACGAGGTCCCCGTCGTGGAGGACCTCGACATCTGAGGCGCACCGCAGCGCCCCTCGCACTCCCCCGGCCGTCGTGCCGTCGTGCCGTCGTGCCGTCGCGCCGTCGCGCCGTCGTGCCGTCGCGCCGTCGCACCGTCGCGCCGTCGCGCCGGCGCGCCACGCCCCCTCACCCAGGAGCAGCCATGCCCGACCCAGCCGTCCACGTCCGTGGCCTCGAGAAGTCCTACGGCGACCTGCACGTCCTGCGCGGCGTCGACCTCGACGTCGAGCGCGGCAGCATCCTCGCCCTGCTCGGCGCGAACGGCGCCGGCAAGACGACCCTCGTGCGCATCCTCGCCACGCTGCTGCGCGCCGACGCCGGACGGGCCGTGGTCGCCGGCCACGACGTCGCCGCCGACCCGCGTGCCGTCCGGCGTGCGATCGCCCTCACCGGCCAGTTCGCCGCGGTCGACGGGGTCCTCACCGGCCGCGAGAACCTCGCTCTGGTCGCGAGGCTGCGACGGGTGCCGGACGCTGCGGCCACCGCCGACGCCCTGCTCGAGCGGTTCTCCCTCACCGACGCCGCCGACCGACGCGTCGCCACGTGGTCCGGCGGCATGCGCCGCCGCCTCGACCTCGCGATGAGCCTCGTCGGCAGCCCGTCCGTCGTCGTGCTCGACGAGCCCACGACGGGCCTGGACCCGCAGGCGCGCCTGGAGGTGTGGGACGCGGTCCGCGAGCTCGCCCGCGCGGGCACGACCGTCCTGCTCACCACCCAGTACCTCGAGGAGGCCGAGCAGCTCGCCCACCGCGTCGCGATCCTCCACACCGGTCGCGTCGTCGCCGAGGGCACCGTCGCCGAGCTCAAGCGGCTGCTGCCGGCGCCGCGGGTCGAGTACGTCGAGCAGCAGCCGAGCCTCGAGGAGATCTTCCTCGCCGTCACCCACAGCTGAGAGGAACCACCATGACCGAGTCCCTCCTCGACACGTCCCTGCTGCTGGGACGGTCGCTGCGCCACGTCGCCCGCAGCCTCGACACCGTCATCACGACGGCGCTCATGCCCGTCGCGTTCCTGCTGCTCTTCGTCTACGTGTTCGGCGGGGCCATCGACACCGGCGGCGTCCGCTACGTCGACTACCTGCTGCCGGGCATCCTCGTCATCACCATCGCGACCGGGATCTCCTACACCGCATACCGGCTCTTCCTCGACCTGAGCGGCGGCCTCGTCGAGCGGTTCCGCTCCCTGCCGATCTCGCGCGCCGCCGTCCTGTGGGCCCACGTGCTGACGTCCGTCGTGGCGACGAGCGCCTCGCTCGTGCTGGTCGTGGCCGTGGCGCTTGTCATGGGGTTCCGGCCCGAGGCGGGCGTGGGCGGCTGGCTGGCCGTCGTCGGCCTGCTCGGCCTCCTGACGCTCGCGCTCAGCTGGCTCGCGGTCGTGCCCGGCCTGCTCGCGAGCACCGCCGAGGGCGCGGGCGCGTTCTCCTACCCGCTCATCCTCCTGCCGTTCGTCTCCTCGGCCTTCGTGCCGACGGACACCATGCCGACGCCCGTCCGTGTGTTCGCCGAGAACCAGCCCGTGACCGCGATCGTCGACGCGGTGCGCGCCCTGCTGGCCGGTCAGCCCGTCGAGGCCGACGTGTGGGTCGCGGTCGCGTGGTGCGCCGTGCTCCTCGTCGTCGCGTACGCGGCGGCGCTGCTCGTGCAGCGACGACGGCTCGGGTGAGCCCGGGCTAGCGTCGACCTGTGACGTTCACCGGCTTCGGCGAGGACCTGCCGCTGTTCTTCGAGGGCCTGGAGGCGGACAACTCCAAGAGCTACTGGGCCGACCACCGGGGCCTGTACGAGGAGCAGGTGCGAGGCCCGATGCTCGCCCTGCTGGCGGGCCTCGAACCGGAGTTCGGCGAGGCGAAGGTCTTCCGGCCCTACCGCGACGTGCGCTTCAGCGCCGACAAGTCCCCGTACAAGACCCACACCGGCGCCCACACGCACGGCCGGCGCGGCGGGACCGGCTCGCTGTACGTGCAGGTCTCCGCCGACGGCCTCATGGTGGCGGGCGGCTGCTGGACGATGGAGCGCGACCAGCTCGCCCGGTACCGGGCCGCCGCCCTCGACGACGGCACCGGCCGGGCGCTCAGCCGGGTCGTCTCGCCGCTGCGCGAGGACGGCTGGGCGCCCGGGGCGCACGAGTCGCTCAAGCGGGCCCCGCGTGGCGTCGACCCCGAGCACCCGCGGGTCGAGCTGCTGCGACTCAAGGGCATGGGGCTGTTCCGCGAGCACGACGTCGAGCCGTGGCTGTTCACCGCCGAGGCGCGCGACGTCGTAGCCGACGCGTGGCGCTCGCTCGCACCGCTCAACCGGTGGCTCGACCGTCACGTCGGCCCGCACGTGCCCGAGGCGACCGACCGCGACGAGGCGCGGCGGCGCTGACGGGCGGGCCACCGACCCACGGGTGGCCCTCAGGGTCAGGGCCGGGCCGGACGGTGGGTCACCGTCTCGCCTACCGTCGCGGGGGTGAGCACCCCCGGACGACCGGACGAGGGCGGGACGGCGGTCCGGGACCGGGACGCCGTACGCGCCGCCCGGCGTGACGGCGTCGGTCTCGGCCTGCTCGGCGTGTACGGCGTCAGCTTCGGCGCCGTGGCCGTCGCGTCCGGGCTCGCACCGTGGCAGGCGGTCGTTCTGAGCGCGGTCGGCTTCACGGGCGGGTCGCAGTTCGCGCTCGCGGCGGTCGCGGCCGCGGGCGGCGCCCCGGTCACGGGGCTCGCGTCGGCGTGGCTGCTCGGGGTGCGCAACGCGCTGTACGCGGTCCGCCTCACCGACGTGCTGCCCCGCCGGCTCCTGCCCCGCGCCCTCGCCGCCCACCTCGTCATCGACGAGACGACCGCGATGGCCGTGCGGCACGAGCCGCACGGGCTGCCTGCGGCCCGCGCCGCGTTCTGGACCACCGGGCTCATGCTCTTCGCCACGTGGAACACCACGACGGTGCTCGGCGCCTTCGGCGTCCAGGCGCTCGGCGACCCCGACACCTTCGGCCTCGACGCCGCCGCGCCCGCCGCCTTCCTCGCCCTGCTGTGGCCGTACCTGCGTGAGCGCCGGACCGCGCTCGTCGCGGGCCTGGCGGTGGTCGTGGCGCTGCTGCTGTCGTTCGTCGCCCCGGCCGGGGTACCCGTGCTCGCCGGAGGTGCGGTGGCGCTGCTCGGCCTGTCACCGCGGCTGCGCCCCGAGACGGCGGTCGCGCCGGAGGCGGCCGACGCGTCGACGGGCGAGGAGGTGCGCCCGTGAGCTGGCTGACCGTGTGGGTGTGCGCGGTCGGGCTCCTGGTGCAGAAGGTCGCCGGCGCCTTCGTGCCGCGCACGTGGGTGCAGGACCCCCGGGTCCGCGGGGTGCTCGCGCTGCTGCCCGTCGCGATGTTCGCCGCGCTCACCCTCACGCAGGTCGCGGGCGGCGGCGACGGCCTCGTGCTCGACCTGCGTCTGGTCGGGCTGGGCGCCGCCGCGGTGTGTCTGCTGCTGCGCGCGCCCTTCCTCGTCGTGGTCGTCGTGGGCGCGGCCGCGACCGCCGTCGTGCGGCTGGTGCTCTGACCGGTCCCCTTCGGCGGGCGCGTCCTGCAGATGTCGGTCGTGCACGACCATCGGGGCGGTACCCCTGCGCGGCGTCGGCTCGGACACGACTGTGTCGTGGGCGACTGTGTCGCGCGCGACTCAGTCGTGCACGAGCGGCTTGCCGCACCACTTGCCCACAGCACGGTCGCGCACGACACAGTCGCGTCCCAGCGACCAGCCGCACCACCCGCACCAGTCGCACCACCCGCCCCCAGGACGGTCGCGCACGACACAGTCGCGTCCCAACGACCAGCCGCACCACCCGCCCCCAGCACGGTCGCGCACGACACAGTCGTGCCGAGCGTGAGACGGCCCTCGCGGCGCGGCGGCCGGGTCAGCCGGCCAGGGCCTCCGCGGTCGCGACCCGCTCGGCGGGCGTGGGGTGGCTGCCGAACCACCACTGGAGCACCCCCGGCGGCGAGGGGTCGGACCGGTTCGCGAGCGTGAGGGTGCGGATCATGTCGGCGTACGCGCCCGGGTCGCCGGTGAGTGCGACCGCGCCCGCGTCGGCGGCGCGCTCCACCTGCCGGCTGACCAGCGCCTCGGCCGGGCCGGCGACGACCGGCGCGAGGAGCACGACCAGCACGACCGCGCCCGCGGCCGCCGGGGAGCCGACCGACGTGCCCCGCCGCGACGACCACGCGACGGCGCCGGTGCCGAGCACGAGCACGCCGGCGGCGACCCCGAGCGCACCGAGCGTCGTGCCGCGCACGAGGTCCTCGCTCGCGGCGTGCGACACCTCGTGCGCCACGACCGCCCGGACGTCGTCCTGACCGAACCCGTCGACGAGGGTGTCCTGCAGCACCAGCCGGCGCGTCGGACCCAGCCCCGACACGTAGGCGTTGAGCGTCGTGGTGCGCGTGGACGCGTCGGAGACGAGCACATCGCTGACGGGCGCGCCCGCCTCGCTCGCCAGCCGCTCGACGTCGACCCGCAGCGGGCCGTCCGGCAGCTCGGTGAAGCTGGCGAAGCGGCCCTCGACGACGACGGGCCAGACCAGCGACGCCACGACGACGAAGACCGCACCCGCGGCCGCCGCCACCGCGGGCCACCAGCGGGGAAGCCGGCGGGCGAGCAGGACGACCACGACGACCGCCAGCACCGTCGGCACCGTCTCCAGCAGCCAGCCCTGCGCGAGGTCGCGGGCGAAGACGGCCGCCGGGCGCACCGACAGCCCCTCCGCGAGCCGCACCTGCTCCGACCAGACGGCGAAGGGCAGCCGCACGAGCTCGACCCCCACGCACACGAGCAGCGCGGTGACGGCGACCTGCAGCGCCGTGCCGGGGACGCGGGACCGGGCGCGGGCCAGGGCCCGCCGTCCCGGTCCGCTCGCGACGAGCCCGACGGCCGCGAGCGTCGTGGCGGCGAGGGCGAGCAGGGACGGCACCCGCAGCCGCGTCACGAGCCGCTCGGCGTCCGCGACCGCGGCCGGGTCGAGGCCCGCCGAGGCGTCCACCGGCCCGGCGGGCGCGGCCGTCCACGGCACGAGCAGCACCGCCGCCACGACGAGCGCGACGACCACGACCGCGGTGAGGGCGAGGAGGCCGCCGGGCACGGCCCGCCCGGGCCGGGCGCTCACCGTGCGGGCCGTCGCGGCCGAGCCGTCCACCGGGCCAGGGTGGCACGGCGGCTCGCCCCGTCCGCCGCCGCGGTCGCTCGGCTCGCCGACCCAGCCGCCCGGCGGTCCGGGCGGGCCGGTCGCCGCCGGCCGGTCAGGAGCCGTCGACCGGTACGACGAGCAGCGGTCGGGCCGCCCCGTCCCGGTCGACGACGAGGCCGACGAGCGCCCCGTCGGGGTCCAGCGCCGCGACGGGCTGCGAGCCGGTGCCCCACGCGGGCAGCCGCTGCCCGTGGCGCAGCCGCCGGGCCGTCGCCTCGTCCACCTCCCGGACGGCGAAGCAGCGCCGCGCGGCGGCGGGCAGGTCGAGGACGGCGGCCGAGAGGCTCTGCCGCGCGCGGTCGACCGCGGCGTCGTCCGCGCCTCGCCCCGGGACCTCGACCGCGTCCCCGAGACCGAACGGGCCGGAGCGGGTCCGGCGCAGCGCCGTCAGGTGACCGCCGACTCCGAGCGCGTCCCCGAGGTCGCGGGCGAGGGCACGCACGTACGTTCCCGCGGACACCTCGGCCACCACGTCGAGGTCGAGGCAGCCCGCCGGCGGCCCGGCCGGGTCGCCCGGCCGGCGCGCGGCGACGACCTCGAGGCGGGACACGGTGACGGGTCGCTCGGGCAGCACCACGTCCTCGCCGCCGCGCACCCGGGCGTAGGAGCGGCGGCCGTCGACCTTGACGGCACTCACCGCCGACGGGCGCTGCAGGATGTCCCCGCGCAGCGCCCCGAGCGCCGACCCGACCGCCTCGTCGGGCAGGCCGGAGGCGTCCGCACCCCCCGTCGCCTCGCCCTCGGCGTCGTCGGTGACGGTCGAGACGCCGAGCCGGACCGTCGCCTCGTACTCCTTGTCGTGCCCGACGAGGTACGTGAGCAGGCGCGTGGCCCAGCCGACGCCGACGACGAGCACCCCCGTCGCCATCGGGTCGAGGGTCCCCGCGTGCCCGACGCGGCGCGTGCCGAGCAGGTACCGGCACCGCCCGACGACGTCGTGGGAGGACCAGCCGGCGGGCTTGTCGACGACGACGACGCCGACCGGCCCGCCCTGGCCGTCCCGCCCGCCCGAGCGCGAGCGCGAGCGGCTCACCCGACCGCCGGCACCGCGACGGCCCGGAGCGCGGCGCCGCCGGCGTCGAGCGCGACCACACGCAGCGGCTCGGTGCCCGGCGGCAGCGGGATCTCGGTCTCGAGGTCCTCCCACGGCACCTCGACGGGCTCGTCCGTCCCGGTCTCGACCCGCCACGTGACCACCTCGGTGGCCCCGTTCCACGACACCGCGAGGCCGCCGGGCGTGCGGACGACGACGGGGTCGGCGACCGGCGTGGCCTCCCAGTCGACGACCTGCGCGCGGTAGCTGGTGGAGCCCATGGTGGCCCGCCACGACTCGGCGTCGTCGGGGTCGTCCGGGCCGTGCCACGTGACGGTGCCGCTGTCGGCGTACGCCAGCAGCCAGCCGCCGTCGGGGTCGGGACGCGCGGAGCTGCCGTACAGCGCGAACAGGTCGTCCGACGACGTGATCTCGCGGACGGTCTTGGCGGTGCCGGCGACCGGGTCCACGTCGAGCACGACCCCGCGCGAGGGGCCGCGCCGGGCGTTGGCGTTGTCGAAGAACGAGATGGTGTCGGCGTCGAGCCAGCGCGCGTCGTGCTGCAGGCTGGGCGGGTCGCCCTCGAGCTCGAGGTACGGGAAGCGCGGTCGCCGCACGCCCTCCTCGTCCCAGGCGGCGCCGCCGCCGCCGATGCCCCACTGGACCGTCGCGGAGCCGCGGTCGACCTGCAGCAGCGAGCTCACGTGGCGCAGCGACACGAGCAGGTCGCCGCGGCGGTCCTCCTCGATGGAGTTGATGTGGGTCGCGTCCAGGCTGCGCCCGCCGACGTCGGCGAGCGACGTGGTGACGTCGAGGTCGTCGAGGGCGTGCCACTCGAAGAGCACGTCGCCGGAGTCGAGGTCGACCTCCTGCACGAC of the Aquipuribacter sp. SD81 genome contains:
- a CDS encoding EXLDI protein, encoding MPNKTIYVSDADLPVYARAQEVAGGNLSRAISEALRRYVEHHDALDGGYEEVTVRVGTGKGRTQRFLGVLLAETQHSGGEGTEHISVYRTRAGRYAVHHERSAVHTWTAGKDGTATGWRKHLSADQQHTTTPASATLTVVDDRDALAPLVPAQMYELVTATDEVPVVEDLDI
- a CDS encoding ABC transporter ATP-binding protein encodes the protein MPDPAVHVRGLEKSYGDLHVLRGVDLDVERGSILALLGANGAGKTTLVRILATLLRADAGRAVVAGHDVAADPRAVRRAIALTGQFAAVDGVLTGRENLALVARLRRVPDAAATADALLERFSLTDAADRRVATWSGGMRRRLDLAMSLVGSPSVVVLDEPTTGLDPQARLEVWDAVRELARAGTTVLLTTQYLEEAEQLAHRVAILHTGRVVAEGTVAELKRLLPAPRVEYVEQQPSLEEIFLAVTHS
- a CDS encoding ABC transporter permease — encoded protein: MTESLLDTSLLLGRSLRHVARSLDTVITTALMPVAFLLLFVYVFGGAIDTGGVRYVDYLLPGILVITIATGISYTAYRLFLDLSGGLVERFRSLPISRAAVLWAHVLTSVVATSASLVLVVAVALVMGFRPEAGVGGWLAVVGLLGLLTLALSWLAVVPGLLASTAEGAGAFSYPLILLPFVSSAFVPTDTMPTPVRVFAENQPVTAIVDAVRALLAGQPVEADVWVAVAWCAVLLVVAYAAALLVQRRRLG
- a CDS encoding DUF2461 domain-containing protein, producing the protein MTFTGFGEDLPLFFEGLEADNSKSYWADHRGLYEEQVRGPMLALLAGLEPEFGEAKVFRPYRDVRFSADKSPYKTHTGAHTHGRRGGTGSLYVQVSADGLMVAGGCWTMERDQLARYRAAALDDGTGRALSRVVSPLREDGWAPGAHESLKRAPRGVDPEHPRVELLRLKGMGLFREHDVEPWLFTAEARDVVADAWRSLAPLNRWLDRHVGPHVPEATDRDEARRR
- a CDS encoding AzlC family ABC transporter permease, producing the protein MSTPGRPDEGGTAVRDRDAVRAARRDGVGLGLLGVYGVSFGAVAVASGLAPWQAVVLSAVGFTGGSQFALAAVAAAGGAPVTGLASAWLLGVRNALYAVRLTDVLPRRLLPRALAAHLVIDETTAMAVRHEPHGLPAARAAFWTTGLMLFATWNTTTVLGAFGVQALGDPDTFGLDAAAPAAFLALLWPYLRERRTALVAGLAVVVALLLSFVAPAGVPVLAGGAVALLGLSPRLRPETAVAPEAADASTGEEVRP
- a CDS encoding AzlD domain-containing protein encodes the protein MSWLTVWVCAVGLLVQKVAGAFVPRTWVQDPRVRGVLALLPVAMFAALTLTQVAGGGDGLVLDLRLVGLGAAAVCLLLRAPFLVVVVVGAAATAVVRLVL
- a CDS encoding M48 family metalloprotease produces the protein MDGSAATARTVSARPGRAVPGGLLALTAVVVVALVVAAVLLVPWTAAPAGPVDASAGLDPAAVADAERLVTRLRVPSLLALAATTLAAVGLVASGPGRRALARARSRVPGTALQVAVTALLVCVGVELVRLPFAVWSEQVRLAEGLSVRPAAVFARDLAQGWLLETVPTVLAVVVVVLLARRLPRWWPAVAAAAGAVFVVVASLVWPVVVEGRFASFTELPDGPLRVDVERLASEAGAPVSDVLVSDASTRTTTLNAYVSGLGPTRRLVLQDTLVDGFGQDDVRAVVAHEVSHAASEDLVRGTTLGALGVAAGVLVLGTGAVAWSSRRGTSVGSPAAAGAVVLVVLLAPVVAGPAEALVSRQVERAADAGAVALTGDPGAYADMIRTLTLANRSDPSPPGVLQWWFGSHPTPAERVATAEALAG
- the truB gene encoding tRNA pseudouridine(55) synthase TruB, with the protein product MSRSRSRSGGRDGQGGPVGVVVVDKPAGWSSHDVVGRCRYLLGTRRVGHAGTLDPMATGVLVVGVGWATRLLTYLVGHDKEYEATVRLGVSTVTDDAEGEATGGADASGLPDEAVGSALGALRGDILQRPSAVSAVKVDGRRSYARVRGGEDVVLPERPVTVSRLEVVAARRPGDPAGPPAGCLDLDVVAEVSAGTYVRALARDLGDALGVGGHLTALRRTRSGPFGLGDAVEVPGRGADDAAVDRARQSLSAAVLDLPAAARRCFAVREVDEATARRLRHGQRLPAWGTGSQPVAALDPDGALVGLVVDRDGAARPLLVVPVDGS